In Geminocystis sp. M7585_C2015_104, the genomic window AGAGAAGATTCCAACGGTGACGACTCACCAATGGTAACAGATGAAGGGGTGCCATTAAGGGGATAAATGTGAGAGAGAATCATACTAGCTACTTTTTCTTTATAACCATTTCTCTCTATTGTATCCATTCGTAGACGACCTTGTACTATTACCTCGTTACCCTCGTGGTATTGTTTTTCTATATCTACGGCAAGATTACCCCATGCCACAACTTTGAGAAGACAAGGGGGGTTATTGGGGATGGGATTGTCGAATTCTAACATCATTTCGGTGATAGCCATTTGATTATCCGGGGTATATCTCAATTGGGGGGTGGAGACAATTTTTCCAGCCAGAATACAACTATTCATAGATTTATTTTTATCCGACACTTATGTTATTTTCTCTTCTCCATTGTGACACAAATTAGTATTGGGGGGAGGGATATTAAAATGGGGCATCTAAGCTACTGACGATAGAGAGGGGGAGTGGTATTGTAGTTTTGGGAAATTTCATCTCCAGGTGACAGACAAATGTTTTCAGCCTAGCCATTGGCGAGAGAGGGTGTGAGGGGGATTTTGCCGAGTAGGGGGTATTAGCTGGGGGAGTTTAGGAAAAAAAATGTTGGGAGGATAACTCGAATAAGTGTTGTTAGGATGACTTGAGAAAGAGGTATTCTTTTGTGGATAAGTTTTGCCGGCGTGATTGTAGACTATAGAAGGCTTAGTAATATTGTTAGTGGTTTTAGTTGTTTGTTGGGACAATTTTACTGGGGGATGTGAGAGGGGAGTCTTGTTTGTTTAACTATATTAGAAAGGACGTCTGGCAGACAAATGTGGGAGAGTGTTGTAATAAGCCCTACCTGAGTGGGGGAGGTTTTTGGTAGACTCTTGTTAGAGTGATTTTTATGAGTTGTTTTGGTGTGTATTTAGCAGACAGATATTGTTAACCCGACTAGACTGAGACAATATCCTAACAACCAACTTTCTGGGGTGTCTAGTCTAGTATAAGAGTACTGTAAGAGTAATTTCCCTTATAAGAAAGTTTATTAGAATAGCAGGATATCGTCGGCATGACTTGGCTGGGAGGGGGGGGGGGAGACAATTGTTTGTTTTTAGCCTGAATTCACTCGAGGGGATGTGGGCGAGTATTATTAGTGTGATTCTCCTGAAGGAGATTTCTAAGCAGGTGACTGTTGTTAATGTGACTGTTAGGGTGACTTTACTGGAGGATGTCTATGGGAGTGACTATACTTGGGAAAGATGTCTAGAAGACTAACACTGTTAAATGGTTGAAGTTACCGGGTTAAGGTGAGACAGCCAAAGGAGGTATTTAGTAAACAGATATTGAAAGGGTTATTTCACTGGGGAGGATGTTGGGAATGATGCTGAGTAAGAATATGGCAAGCAACTTTTGTTGGTATAATCCCACTGCAGGGATGTTTTTCGGGGGGTATTGTAAGTATCACTTTACTGGTGAAATGCCTAGACAAGTGTTATCAGCTTTACCCTTATAGGAGAGGGCTTTATTAAAACATTAAAATATTATTGTTTTATTGGTTTGGTGTGGTTTCACCGAGGTGGATGTGTATTAGGCAAATTTTGTTAGTATGACTCCACTTGGGGGATGTATAAAAGACAACTGAAGAGGGTTTCTAGTGGTAGACGGAAATTGAGACGACTATAATAGAGAATGTTTGGTGGACAATTATTGTAAGCATGACTTAGCCAGGGGTTATATGGTAGAAAGACATTGTCAGAGAAATTTCCCTCAAGGGTGAGGTATTGTTTTAGGCAATGTCTAGTGGGTTATTCTTAAAAGGATTTTAGCTTTTGGGGGATATTGAAAAAACAACGACAGGGGGTATTGAGTATACAGGAATTTTCGAAATATTTGGTAGACAATTGTTGTTAGCTTTTGGGGGGAATGTATGGAAGATGCGTATTATGCGCGATACAGGGTAGAAGCAACTATTATTGGCATATCTGGTATCTGTTGGTATGACTTCGCTGAGAGGAATATCCAGCCGGCTTGGGATAACTTAGGAAAGTTTTAAAAGACAACTATTGTTAGCCTTTGCCAGAGGTGGGATGACTTGGTTGAGGAAAAATCGCCGGCGACTGGGGGGATGTTTATTAGATAACTGGAAAAGAATATGTGGTAGACAAGGGTTTTTA contains:
- a CDS encoding single-stranded DNA-binding protein; its protein translation is MNSCILAGKIVSTPQLRYTPDNQMAITEMMLEFDNPIPNNPPCLLKVVAWGNLAVDIEKQYHEGNEVIVQGRLRMDTIERNGYKEKVASMILSHIYPLNGTPSSVTIGESSPLESSLLSPLDEEIKAKNLDDIPF